The DNA region TATGGAAAATCAAGAAAATAATCAACCAGAAGAAGAGATCAGCAACGTTGATCAATTCCAGGTCGGACGCTCAGAAGGAAATGCAGCTGATGGCCACGCACCAGAAGAAGATGACCAGTACACCTCAGATGAAATACAGTATGCAGATGGTGAAGGTACTGCCTTAAACGATCAGCTTGGACCGGATGATGAGGATGAAGACGACGATGATGATTTGGATGTGGATTTGAACGAAGATGATGATTACAACGAATCGGATGTGGAAGAATTGGACAAAGATCCTAACGCCTACGAAGAAGATGATAGTGAAATGTTATAATGAGGTAACAATTACAAAAAAGTCAGGTTGAATAAAACCTGACTTTTTTTTGCGCTTGCCTCGTCGCTCGCCTATCTAAATAACGACGACCCGCAAAACTTGCAAAACATCGCATCGCTTTCGTGCCCCTCTCGGCCGCAACTCGGGCAGGCTTCCTGCAGCTCCTTTTTCTTGCTGGCGGCAATCGCAATGTCGTGCGTTAAAATACCTGTTGGCACCGCAATAATTGCATAACCGATTAGCATGACAACGGAGGCTACAAATTTGCCCAACGGTGTAATGGGCGATATATCGCCGTAGCCAACGGTTGTTATGGTAACAATTGCCCAGTAAATACTTTCAGGAATGTTTGAGAAACCGTTCTCCCGCTGCTCAACCAGGTACATGATCGACCCTAAAATTACCGTAATGGTTAACACCGTAAGCAGAAAAATACTGATTTTGCGAAAGCTGTTTTTAAGCGCCTGAGTTAAAAAATTGATCTCGGTTAAAAACTGACCAAGCTTAAAAATCCTGAATACCCGTAATAAACGAAGCGCCCTGAAAACAAGTAACGATTGTGCGCCAATAAATAATATACTTAAATACGATGGAATAAGTGCAACAAAATCGATAATGCCAAGCGGACTTATTACATACTTTATGGGCCTGCGGATGCAAATTAACCGCAAAATATATTCTATGGTAAAAAGTACCGTAAAAACCCACTCTGTAATGTGAAAAAGCCCGCCATAATGTTGATGTATGCTTGCAACACTATCGAGCATCACCACCGTAATACTCGCGAAAATGGCAATTAACAAGCTTACATCGAAAGCCTTGCCTGCAGGCGTATGCGTTTCGTAAATAATTTCATGAAGCTTAAAACGCCAATCGTCAGCACCCGGTCTTATCATTATATGTTGCCCTTAATTTTCGGCAATATATAAAATTTAGCCGTTAACAATATCGCCTCCGTTTACGTGAATTACCTGGCCTGTGATGTACGATGAGTCTTCAGACGCCAGAAAAACGTAGGCAGGACCTAATTCAGAGGGTTGACCTGCTCGTTCCATTGCCGTTTCGGTACCAAACGACTTAATTTTTTCCTCATCAAACGTCGAAACAATTAGCGGTGTCCATACCGGGCCCGGTGCAACCGCGTTTACCCTGATGCCCTTTTTAGCCAGGTTGGTTGCAAGCGATCGCGTAAATGAGGTAATGGCGCCTTTTGTCGATGAATAATCGATCAGGTTGGGCGAAGAGCGATAGGCCGTTACCGAGGTGGTATTAATAATTACATCACCAGTTGTAAAATGCTCAAGCGCCTCGTGCGCAAAATAAAAATAGCCAAAAATGTTCGTCCTAAACGTATCTTCCAGCTGCTTGTCGTCTATTTTCTTTGGATCTTTTTGTGGCACCTGCATGCCTGCATTGTTTACAAGGATGTTTATTTTGCCAAATTCTTCAACCACACGTTCAACTGCGCCTTTACAAAATTCGGGGTCTTTTACATCGCCCTTAATCAACAGGCAACTCTGTCCTTCATTCTCAACCATTTCTTTGGTGGCGTTCGCATCCACATCTTCATCTAAATACACAATAGCAATGTCGGCACCTTCTCTGGCAAAGTGAACAGCCACTGCCCTGCCGATGCCGCTGTCGCCGCCCGTAATAAGGGCCACCTTACC from Pedobacter endophyticus includes:
- a CDS encoding SDR family oxidoreductase, with protein sequence MEEQKTPAKQDTQPGIEAEMNPAPEVIKSTYKGSEKLSGKVALITGGDSGIGRAVAVHFAREGADIAIVYLDEDVDANATKEMVENEGQSCLLIKGDVKDPEFCKGAVERVVEEFGKINILVNNAGMQVPQKDPKKIDDKQLEDTFRTNIFGYFYFAHEALEHFTTGDVIINTTSVTAYRSSPNLIDYSSTKGAITSFTRSLATNLAKKGIRVNAVAPGPVWTPLIVSTFDEEKIKSFGTETAMERAGQPSELGPAYVFLASEDSSYITGQVIHVNGGDIVNG
- a CDS encoding ion transporter, which translates into the protein MIRPGADDWRFKLHEIIYETHTPAGKAFDVSLLIAIFASITVVMLDSVASIHQHYGGLFHITEWVFTVLFTIEYILRLICIRRPIKYVISPLGIIDFVALIPSYLSILFIGAQSLLVFRALRLLRVFRIFKLGQFLTEINFLTQALKNSFRKISIFLLTVLTITVILGSIMYLVEQRENGFSNIPESIYWAIVTITTVGYGDISPITPLGKFVASVVMLIGYAIIAVPTGILTHDIAIAASKKKELQEACPSCGREGHESDAMFCKFCGSSLFR